In Cheilinus undulatus linkage group 3, ASM1832078v1, whole genome shotgun sequence, the genomic window TAGAGAATTGGCCCTCTGTATTAGCTAATCCTattcaaatgcatccatacccatttaaaGTGGACATAttctacccttttaagacaagtttatattggtctcagaggtcatCAAAACATGTCCGTGAAGTTTGTTGGTGaataaacactccagtattgaatttttgcatgtctaaaaaaccctttgtttcagccctgctcacaacaagccatttctgtgtctgtggcgttaaatgttaatgagctgtctgactccacccctgaccacacccctctcagaaaatggatgtgaCTTTATGGATGTGGCTCTGATCCTCCTCTCGTCtaccagctgagaggagaatcGGGAGAAGatggcggaactttcttccaagggGCGAGGGCCatccgaacctgggggcgggacTAAttcctcacatgacatcatgaggggaaaatctgagattggcttgttttagcacacattttctaaaaaggtggtgaaagagagggggagatggaatggatttttctggtccttgaggggattgtggacaggccaggagcacatactccattttgttagaaaagcttgaaaaagtgatttttgagTAATATGTCCCCTGTAATGTTGATTTATACTTTATGCAGGTATGAAAATAGATCCGTGGATTTTAAACTTTACAACCATCATACTCATACTCACGTCTGTTATGTTTGAGTGGACTAAACCACTAGAGGTCACTGTTTCTCAAGGAGCTCCATAACTACTTTCATGTTGCATGGTCCGTCCCATGGAAGAAAGGTGCATCCTTTGCTCAGCTGTGCTCTTGTAGTTGTCTGTCTTTTTGTCTGGGTGAGCTACTCAAACCCCTCCCCAAGCCCTGCGTTTTTACTAGGattagggtcagggttagggttagccaAATGGAGGGCTCTCAAACTATATAAAGGCCTGGGATCTTTCTCAACCACCCCCCTCATATATGCAGATATGCATAGTATGGACAGAAAGGTCCATCCGTATAAATATGCATTTCAGATGCTCCTTATCTAGAGCCCAATCAtcataaaattatttcaatattaatttggCATCATAATTTCATGATAACAAGGGTTTAAATCAGTCAGGAGATTAACTCTGGCACATATCCACGTACGTGGCAGACTATCTGTTACACAGGAAGGACAAGTTTTATTCTATCCAGAGAGCTGCTGTTTATGACTCACTCAGGGGAAGAAGCAAAACCTTTCACATTGGTTAGACCTGACTTTGACAGACACTGGTCAGACTAACAGACAGAACAGGGCTCCATTAGGATGAGAGGCTGAAGTGAAGCTGTATGCAAATGATGAAGTTCTtctgcaataaaatgtttttaaccagttaaaatcaaatcaaacaaaacacataGTTCTCTCTCCATCCCTTTGAAAAATCACTCTATCTCtatcagcctctctctctctggataATGTGTTTGctgagcatgcagctgctgcctggtgtggGCTGTGTGCACTGCAGCTTTCCTTTTGATAATATACTTTTTGCCATAAAGTTAATTTAATGTATctcatttaaatcatttattgcatcatattaaCCCTCTCCTTTGCTTTAATTACAAATAGTTATTAATAGATGGGCGAAAATGTGTATTATAGATgattttatatgtaaatattgCAAGTCAGTATTTTCCAAAATTATCTCTCTTTTCCCTAAACCTCACACACCACATTTTGTCCCCGTgtttgtgctccttcatttgcatttgtGCCGTGCTTTTGGCCAGGGAAGCGTTCTGCACCCAAGCAGGGAAGAGCATACTCATGCTGTTACACTGTACTGTACTTCAGGATCAAATGCATACAGGCACGATATGGATTGACCAATCTGAGTATGTCACAGATGGAACTCAGTAGAtaacttcacttatggtgcaaatgtgtctcacataaaaacaacaacaatccactaAAATCATGACTAGAATAACCCCAgtagggatcactgtacaaaaGTCAACATCCAAGCACAGCataaaacacatgtaaacactctgcccaagacCAAATGaactttgaaatgtttcatcCTGAGAGActaacactccagtttttgctgctgttgggAAATAACTCTCTTGCTCTGTGCTGTCAATAGAGAAAAGGTACAAGAGTATtaaactcaagtaaaagtgcagttactttGGATACTACCCTTACTacccccaaaaaacaacacaatcagAGTAAAGGTATTTaattactttccacccctgatgATTATGCATCACGATGTTTGAAAACTAAAGATCATAAATTATCTTTATAAAGGTAAAATGCATTgatgattatttatttacagaaaactgctGTCAGTTTCTCCACTtcctctttctgtttctttgcaCCACTGTCCTCATCTCCTGTCTTATGTCATAGCGCCACCATGAGGAGTCATGAAGTACTGACACACTGAATTTAAATGCCAGAGAAACTGTGCTGTGTTCtgtatttcaaatgaaaatatcCATGTTGGGCACAATCATCATAACATACAGTATGACTCAGGACAGCAATGTGTTGTCATGTCAGTATCTTGCCCCACCCCTATGGGACCCTAGGAAGAGTAGCTAAGGCCATGTGCCAAAGCTAACAGGAACCTTATAAACAATAAACAGTTATTGAAATTATAACCGTCTCAAATGTTAAGATAGATCATTCCTTGGGGGAGCACATTACAAGAATTTCATACAAAACAGGATAAACTCCAGGTAAAATTTAGTTTCAAAGAACTTTTATTGTCAAGCAAACAGGACTTTGGTGTTGCCAGCAGTATTGCACCAACCTCATAGAAGTAATGAACATTAGTGACTGATGTTCACCTTACATATCTGTTTCAGTACAGCAGATTCAGCACAGGAGCTCAGCGTGGCAGTGAAGTGTAGTGTCATGTGGCTAAAATGCTCTAAAAGATGGAACGGCAGAGGAAAACATTCACAACAGTGCCACCTGCCGGCTAACCAAGTGTGGTGCAGTTGTCACAGAAGTATTGATGAAACCTGCAAGTTTTCAGAAAGCTGGACAAAGAGTCATTAGCACCTCTTTATTAAGGATCTCTGAAGGAATGTTGTGTTTATACGTCTTACAGCATAAACTGAAAAAGACCCATCAATGAATGAGTCATTAcagaaattggttgaaaagcagggaatgtgttttttttttcttaacctcTAAAGCCAAGATAATAAATCTGACGTGGGGAATCATCACTCCTCGGCCACAGCTTCAGCCTCCGCTTCCTCctgctccttcttctcctcagcTGCTGGCTCCTCAACAGCTGCCTGTGGCTGCTcctgcttctcctcctccttttcctcctccttcttctcctctgatTTCATCATCATGGTTTCTGTTTTGGTGACTGTGGTGCTTTTCACCATGGCTGCCTCAGCGCCGCTGCTGGCCTTGATTCCACTGTAGGAGCTGCTAGCATAGGACGGGGTGCGGGAGCTCTCCAGGCCGTAGGCGCTGTAGTTCAAGGCTGCACAttcagaagtaaaaaaaaagttttcattaaaTCATGCAGTGTGAgtcaatttagaaaaaaaggtgTAGGGAGTTAACTTGTGGACATTTGGACAGACATCTGAATAAACTAATCTGGACATTTTCTTGTATTTCAAGTAATAGATGCCTGTGTGAATCTTTTCTCAAGACTTTTGATGTGATTTTAGTCTGCACCTTTAAATTTTATAATATGGTTTGTGTTTAAGATGCAAAGAAGCTGTGCTTGAAGCTTTTAATATTCAAGCTTGGGAAATTAATCATGGTGAACACATCCGTAAAGTCTGCATTTATTGCTGTAAAGtaaatttattgatttaaagaaGTGCTTTCTCACTCAGCATGCATGCAATACAATGGATCCAATTCAGTGGAAGCCTGGGTGTAATACCTATGTCTTTACACTATCTTAAACCAGTCACTGCAATCAAACCAGGTTGGTTTGATTGAAGCCAGTGGTTCCTTCCCTGCTTATCATTTCCTGCAGTCTCTATCCTCAACTCTATCCTTAACTCTATCCTATTAAGGACTAGACCTGCCaacaaacaaagactgattgatagattttttaaaatcaaattccaTCTCCTTATCATAATACAGTACATATTGTGAAACTTGCTTATATTTTACAACCCTAACATTAACTCAGTGGTACCCACCCTTTTTGCCATGGAGCCCAACCTACTTGTatttaagaaaagctaagcccccttTAGATCCACACAAAAAGATTGACATGcagtgcattcaggaagtattcagacccctttcacctttttttctttggaaCAGGGGAGAATAACCaccactgcagccctccactgatctggctttatggcagagtggctagacagaagcctctcctcagagcacataaaaaaagcaaaaaagcacctgaagacTGTTGGAAACAAGAtcctctggtctgatgagttcaAGATTGAACTATTTGGCcagaattttaaatgttatttatggaggaaaccaggcactgggggttgtggcagcatcatgctgtgggggtgtttttcaacaattgtgacataacaaaaaatattacaaaaaaaaaaagagtaaagagGGTCttaatactttctaaatgcactaTAGCTGTCAAAAAGTCAACATCAGTGTTGGTTGTTCCATTAAGGAAACCCTTCTAAAATAGACTCATGCATGGTTTTcacatcaaaaatattttatcatgttttatcgTGATTTTACTTCATGTgtgaaaatctaattttggcaacctCACACTCCACCTGAGATCTTTGCCACCTGCCttagggggtcccagaccccactGGGAACCAatgacattttaactttttcacattattttccatgtttccaTGTTATGCCAGTCAAGTAGGAACACTGAGGAACATTTAACACAAGTTAATTCTCTCAGGTTGCCTTACACACCAACTGAGAAATGTAAAGatattatatttgtatttaaatttaTAGTTGGCTCTCTTATTGACTGATATTCAGTCGAAAAAAATAACTggttaagatgtgacagatgaTACAGGTTTAATGAAGTGATATCTGAAGAAATACAAGAAAATCCCTAAGGGAAAacagtttttcaacaatttcgCAGTTTCTTGGTGTATAAGTGAAACTGCAATCTGGTCTGATTGTTTGGGACAGTTTGTAAGCGTGGGTGGTTTGTACTTTTTTATTAAGGGAACAGAATGTTGCAATACCTGGTCTTTTGTTTCTCACAATGCAGCAAATCAATGGAAAAAACACCTGAACTTTCACTGGCTGTGTTTGGCTGTATCATGTGTCAGTACAATAATAAAGCTAATATAATAATAGAGCTAATTGTGAGGTCATCTTTTGACTTCTATTATTTTATTGTCCCACGTCCTGTCTTATTGCATCGTCACACAAAGCATCCgatattttataattattatttgataccttttctttttaataacaCAACACATAATTAGACTAAAAAATCAACAGTGAAACACTTTACATGTTTGCACAACATGAACTCACATGTCTGCTTGGAAACAGTGGTCTTGATTCCTGTTGCCAGCCTGTTAAGAAAATAGAAAGAAGAAGTGAGTACGCAGAGTTGTAAAGTTAAACAGAAAGAAGACATTGCCTACCACATCTACAGGTTGTTATTTCACAGTGGAGTCTTAcctgtcctcctctccttccAGCAGTTTCCTGTAGGTGGCGATCTCGATATCCAGAGCCAGCTTCACATTCATCAGCTCCTGGTATTGGCGGACCTGCAGGGCCATGTCCTGTTTGGCTCTCTGCAGAGCTTCCTCCAAGTCTCTGATGCGGAGTTTAGCGTCCTTCACTGCCATCTCACCACGCTCTTCAGCCTCTGCGATCTGAGCCTCAAGACTGTTTCTCTAAAAGCAGAGGAAGAAGGGTGAGAGGACGCACAGGGTCAGGTCCTTCTTACAATAAGTCAAACAAATCAAAGAAATGCACGCCACTTACAGTGTAATATGCCTGCATAAACACTACAGAAGTAAGTCCTTCCAACCTGTGACTTAACCATGTCGATCTCAGACTGAAGCCTCATTATCCTGCGGTTCATGTCAGCGATCTCAGCCTTGGTTGACTTCAGGTCATCACCGTATCTTCCTGCTGATTGCTGCATCTCTGCATACTGGAACAGGCAAAGATGAGTCAAATCAGCATGCCAAACACATGTAAACAaggttttgtctttctcttaGATATGGTGTCATACAGCTTGTTTTTGGGCAGGTTTACATTTGCAAACATACTGAAAAACGTAGTGATTTTAGCTCGTAACTCAAAGACCAGTTACAGAGTCCCTGCAGCAACATTTATGCACATAAGGCATAAAATATGGCAAAGTATACTAAGCTGAGGTAAGTTGTGATAAGTCGACAAGAAAAGACACCTCCTAACCCCCTGATaaattaagtgaaaaaaaatcgaGGAGGAGAATGACTCACTCatgtttttccttgttttaaatgtacaaTAACATTACGTCATCTGGAGAGATTGAACAAGCGGAAGTCTTGGATTTCAACTAACAACACAGAGGACCCTCACCTTTGTCTGGTACCATGACTCGGCCTCAGCTCTGCTCCTGTTGGCGATGTCTTCATACTGGGCACGCACTTCAGCAACAATGGCGTCCATGTCCAGGTTGCGGCTGTTGTCCATCTCCACCACAACAGATGTGTCCTTGATCTGGCCCTGCAGCTCCTGGATTTCCTGTAGagacaaatacacaaacattaaaGTAACAGTAATTGACCTCAGATTTATCAAATGAAGATTCTTTTAGATCTAAGAGATGCCATATCCATAGcaatctttttttgttgttttggtcaAA contains:
- the LOC121507194 gene encoding keratin, type II cytoskeletal 8-like → MSVRAVKTTTYSTVSSSRGPSQGFSSHSFSGYGGHSMGSGRQSYALRSSYGGVGSSGVAMGAGGLKVAGGYAAGGSGQRGGGVEFGYMGFGGGMGIGNEMHAPITAVTVNKSLLAPLNLEIDPTIQAVRTQEKEQIKTLNNRFATFIDKVRFLEQQNKMLETKWKLLQEQTSSRSNIDSMFEAYIANLRKQLDNLGHEKVKLESDLSHMTGLVEDFKNKYEEEINKRNECENSFVLAKKDTDAAYMVKVELEAKLDGLSDEIEFLRQIFDAEIQELQGQIKDTSVVVEMDNSRNLDMDAIVAEVRAQYEDIANRSRAEAESWYQTKYAEMQQSAGRYGDDLKSTKAEIADMNRRIMRLQSEIDMVKSQRNSLEAQIAEAEERGEMAVKDAKLRIRDLEEALQRAKQDMALQVRQYQELMNVKLALDIEIATYRKLLEGEEDRLATGIKTTVSKQTSLNYSAYGLESSRTPSYASSSYSGIKASSGAEAAMVKSTTVTKTETMMMKSEEKKEEEKEEEKQEQPQAAVEEPAAEEKKEQEEAEAEAVAEE